One Solibacillus sp. R5-41 DNA segment encodes these proteins:
- a CDS encoding ABC transporter ATP-binding protein, with the protein MTILHVQNVTGGYTRKPVIQDLSFEMNKGELVGLIGLNGAGKSTTIKHIIGTLLPRAGEIRLNGVTLKENMDKYRSSFSYIPETPVLYEELTLKEHLELTAMAYGLDEKTLAERSEVLLKEFRMEKRLNWFPSHFSKGMRQKVMIMCAFLVNPSLYIIDEPFVGLDPLGIQSLLDQMDAKKRAGAAILMSTHILSTAEKHCDRIILLHEGRVRAQGTMDDLRKAFQMPTATLDDLYIAMTKEQDNEQHA; encoded by the coding sequence GTGACAATTTTACACGTACAAAATGTAACAGGTGGATATACGCGTAAGCCTGTAATTCAAGATTTATCTTTTGAAATGAACAAAGGGGAATTGGTTGGATTAATTGGTTTAAACGGAGCGGGGAAAAGTACGACGATTAAACATATTATCGGTACATTATTGCCGCGAGCAGGCGAAATTCGTTTAAATGGTGTGACACTAAAGGAAAACATGGATAAATACCGTTCGAGTTTTTCTTATATTCCTGAAACGCCCGTATTGTATGAAGAATTAACATTAAAAGAGCACCTAGAATTGACAGCAATGGCTTACGGTTTAGATGAAAAGACATTAGCCGAACGATCTGAGGTACTGCTGAAAGAGTTCCGTATGGAAAAACGATTAAACTGGTTCCCATCGCATTTTTCAAAAGGTATGCGTCAAAAAGTGATGATTATGTGTGCGTTTTTAGTCAATCCGAGTCTGTACATTATTGATGAACCATTTGTCGGACTTGATCCGCTTGGCATTCAATCGTTGTTAGATCAAATGGACGCGAAAAAACGTGCTGGGGCCGCTATTTTAATGTCGACGCATATTTTATCGACAGCAGAAAAGCATTGTGACCGCATTATTTTACTTCATGAGGGACGTGTTCGTGCACAAGGTACGATGGACGATTTACGTAAAGCATTTCAAATGCCTACTGCAACCCTTGATGATTTATATATTGCGATGACTAAGGAGCAAGACAATGAACAGCATGCATAG